A stretch of Amycolatopsis balhimycina FH 1894 DNA encodes these proteins:
- a CDS encoding fasciclin domain-containing protein — MTKLRVAGIGVAAVAALSLTACSGSDTASSGSSSSSMPSSVPAPSSSMASGAGNGVTTNADVFGPACSQLPQGAAPGSLDSMGPQPVASAASTNPLLTKLVAAVKATNLVDTLNSQEAITVFAPADPAFAALGDAKFAELAGKPAELAPILQYHVVGKRYDAKGLAAAGSVDTLNTAGGPVKIEGSGENMTVNGAKILCGNIPTKNATVFVIDKVLTPGTNK, encoded by the coding sequence GTGACCAAGCTTCGTGTCGCCGGAATCGGCGTCGCCGCTGTCGCCGCGCTTTCGCTGACCGCGTGCAGCGGCAGCGACACCGCTTCGTCGGGCAGTTCCAGCAGCTCGATGCCGTCGTCGGTGCCCGCGCCGTCGTCCAGTATGGCTTCCGGTGCCGGCAACGGCGTGACCACCAACGCCGACGTCTTCGGCCCGGCCTGTTCCCAGTTGCCGCAGGGGGCCGCGCCCGGTTCGCTGGACTCGATGGGCCCGCAGCCGGTCGCCTCGGCCGCGTCGACGAACCCGCTGCTGACCAAGCTGGTGGCGGCGGTCAAGGCCACCAACCTGGTCGACACGCTGAACAGCCAGGAAGCCATCACGGTGTTCGCGCCCGCCGACCCCGCGTTCGCCGCGCTCGGCGACGCCAAGTTCGCCGAACTGGCCGGCAAGCCCGCCGAGCTGGCGCCGATCCTGCAGTACCACGTCGTCGGCAAGCGCTACGACGCCAAGGGGCTCGCGGCCGCGGGTTCGGTCGACACCCTGAACACCGCCGGCGGCCCGGTGAAGATCGAGGGCTCCGGCGAGAACATGACGGTCAACGGCGCGAAGATCCTGTGCGGCAACATCCCCACCAAGAACGCCACGGTCTTCGTGATCGACAAGGTGCTGACGCCGGGCACCAACAAGTAA